The Pseudobacteriovorax antillogorgiicola nucleotide sequence ATTGAGCCCGCGGGCTTTGGCACTCTGCGTGGCGATTCGGTAGTAAGACTTATGCTGCCCAAAGTTCCAGGCTGATACGCCTTCCGTATCAAGGGACTCACTCTCATTAGGGATAATCTTATGATGGTCCAGAACCGGCACCCTTCCGAACCCTTGACAAGATTCGCAGGCTCCCAGGGGATTATTGAAATTAAAAAGCGACAGTGAAGGCTCAAAGTAGCTCGTTCCACAGGTTTCACATTGTAAATGACTGGAAAAAGTTTTTAGCTCACCTTCCCCTATGTGAATGACCACCTCACCACGCCCCAGCCTCAGACCTAAACTCGCACTCTCTAAACAACGATGGAAGTTCTTCTCATTAAGGGAGAGTCGGTCAATGACAACGTATCCCGTTTTTAGCGCCTTAGCTGGAGTATCTTCGATGCGAACGACCCCTCCGTCTACCAAGGCCCTTGTGAACCCTTGCCCTGCAAGCTGCGCCTTAAGCTCGGCAGCCTTAAGTTTCGCCCAATGACTCATCGAAGCCATCACTAGAATCTTAGCACCTTCATGTGACTGGTAGAGCTGCTCGGTAACGGATTTGCCTGTTTCCTTTTTGACGATGGTGCCGCAACAATGAATTTCCGCGGCTTGAGTTAGAATGATACGCACTAGATCATCTAGTTCTGTCATGGTTCCGACAGTCGATCGATTGTTTTGCCCCGCCTTGGACTGTTTCACTGCAATCGCGGCAGGGATATTGCCCACATCTAGCACCTTGGGCTTTGGCAGGGTCTTAAGATACTGCCGCGCAAAGCTGGAGAGGCTTTCCACATAACGTCGATAGGCTTCTCCGTATAAGGTATCGAACACCAAAGAGCTTTTACCCGATCCACTCTTCCCTGTGACCACAGTATAAGCACCCAATGGAAAAAATGCGTCGATATCCTTTAGATTATTGGTCGACACCCCTTTTAGCCAAATACTCTGCTCTCTGTTCAAGCTTATCTCCTAGAGTGTGTTCACCCTTGTGATATGATGAATGAGACAGCCTTATAGGAGCCTCATTATGCCAACCATCGTACAGCGATTGCTGCTGTCTTTTGTGCTGCTTAGCACCTTGGGTGCGTCGTTCTTTTTCTCGATGAGTTATTTCATCGATGAAGCTACATCCCACGGGACCCTCAGTCTAGCACCACCGCCACAGGTTCATGAGCCCTTATTTTATTTCGAGATTGGAACCACTCCCGACAGTGACTTACCTGCGGCTCTCCCCGCGACACCTCAATATACCGTGGAGCTTAGTAGCAGTCAGAATGAAAAAGAGGCACAGAGGCTGGTAAAGAAGCTCAGTATGGAAGGTGTTGAAGCGTTCTATACCCCGCTCAATCAACGGGGTCATGTGGTATACCGAGTCAGGAGCGGCATTTATAACTCACGAGAGCAAGCCCTAAAGCAAGCTAGTTTCTTGGCTCGTGAGTACCGTATCAAGGGGCAGGTCGAGCGCCTCTAGCGGCTATTCACTAGCTGTTAACGCTGCGGATGAATAAGATCTGGGATGGTCATATGTGGAGGGTTCCACTCGACCCCCTCAATCTCGGCCTCCGTCCAGGGAGTGCTTTGAATCACCATCGTGTCAGGGGTCTCCTCATATTCCGGAAGACCTTTCAAATCCGGGCTTGAAGAATCGAGCCGCTCATTGCTTCGCAAAGATCCTAGATGTTCTAACGGTTGACGAGCACCGTTGATGAGGAGATAGACTTGGTGCCGCAAAATCTGATCAAGCTTCACACCGGGTAAACCAGGCAGCCAGTCGCCCTCCTTCACAAACAGAGACTGACCATTTTCAGTATTCTTTATAACTGCAATGGATTGGCCTTGGGGCGACGAAATCACGCCCATCAGTGCTAAATGACGAGGGCTTGCAATGGCTGATAACTCACACACCATCAGTGAGAGCGATAAAGGCACGATCACTTTGCTGAGGATTCTCATGACCACCTCTTCCATGTGTCTAGGCTTTTACTATAACCATGAAACTCTCTTGGTACAAGGCTTCAGAGGCAAGTGACTCTATTTTTGGCGATCGATTTTACCATCGAAATTGAAGTCAAACTTTCGACTTTGCGTTTTCCCGCTTGGACCAAGTTCCTCAAGCATGTCGATGAACCCATCTTTGTTAAAGTCCCAACCACGATAGCGGAGGTAGCGATCTAAGACTTTATCTTCGAGCATCGTCACTTGAAAGAATGGAATGTAATTGGGTAAGGGATGTTTAAACGCAGTGGTTTCACCTTTTTCGAGAATATAGTATCCCTCAAACTTAGCCAGTGCTTCACCCCCTGGAGCTGGTTGAGAGCTGCCCTGAGATACGGCCACCGAGCCCCTTGAGTCTTCAGGTGCATCTGGTATATTCCTCGGAGGCTCAGCGTGTACCTCGATTGCGGAGCTGTCGGCCTCGGGCGACTTTGTTGTTTTTTCAGTTGTGACACAGGCAGACCCTATTATAGATATGAGAATCCCCGCGACGAACGGTCGGGGGCCGGGACACCGTTGGTGGGATTTGATCATAGCCATTTTGTCTCTCCTGGTTTATCATGACCACAATTTTTATCGGAACGTAATGACTGGGTTTTAGTCCGCCCAGGAAGCTCACAGGAATCGACCGCGTATGCAAGATGTAAAATTAATCAGAAATTTCTGTATTATTGCACATATCGACCACGGCAAATCAACACTTGCTGATCGTCTTATAGAAATGACAGGCTCCCTCACAGATCGCGAGATGTCTGCCCAGGTTCTCGACAATATGGATATTGAGCGTGAGCGCGGCATCACTATTAAGGCCCAGACTGCTTCGATGCAGTACAAGGCTAAAGACGGCAATATCTACCTACTAAACCTAATTGACACACCAGGTCACGTAGACTTTAGCTATGAAGTTTCGCGAAGCCTTGCTGCCTGTGAGGGCGCGCTTCTCGTTGTTGACGCAGCGCAGGGTGTCGAGGCCCAGACTGTTGCTAACGTTTACCTTGCAGTGGAAAACGACTTGGAAATCATTCCCGTGATTAACAAAGTCGACCTCCCCAGTGCCGATCCAGAACGGGTGATGTTACAGATCGAAGATGAGCTAGGGATCGATGCTTCTGACGCTGTTCCGTGTAGCGCCAAAACCGGAATTGGCATTGAAGATATTCTAGAGGCCATCGTGGCCCGTATTCCTGCTCCCGCCGACGACAACGATAAGCCTCTTCAGGCATTGATTTTTGATAGCTGGTTTGATTCCTACTTAGGGGCTGTCTCTCTGATCCGAGTTATGGCTGGTACTATTCGAAAAAATCAGCGCATGCAGATGATGTCGAC carries:
- a CDS encoding SPOR domain-containing protein; this encodes MPTIVQRLLLSFVLLSTLGASFFFSMSYFIDEATSHGTLSLAPPPQVHEPLFYFEIGTTPDSDLPAALPATPQYTVELSSSQNEKEAQRLVKKLSMEGVEAFYTPLNQRGHVVYRVRSGIYNSREQALKQASFLAREYRIKGQVERL